A region from the Mustela erminea isolate mMusErm1 chromosome 10, mMusErm1.Pri, whole genome shotgun sequence genome encodes:
- the RORC gene encoding nuclear receptor ROR-gamma isoform X3 — protein MDRGPQRQHRASQELLAAKKTHTSQIEVIPCKICGDKSSGIHYGVITCEGCKGFFRRSQQCHVVYSCTRQQNCPIDRTSRNRCQHCRLQKCLALGMSRDAVKFGRMSKKQRDSLHAEVQKQLQRQQQQQRGQVAKTPPAGGQEADPLACPIGLPDGQLPQGSSPDLPEAAACPPGLLRAPGSESSYPSSLAKAGPDGASYHLEYSPERGKAETGKGFYSTGSQLSPDRCGLRFEDAGHPGLEEPGKGPDSYCSLSFHSAPEGPYASLTETEHLVQNVCKSYRETCQLRLEDLLRQRPNIFSREEVAGYQTKSMWEMWERCAHRLTEAIQYVVEFAKRLSGFMELCQNDQIVLLKAGAMEVVLVRMCRAYNADNHTVFFEGKYGGMELFRALGCSELISSIFDFSRSLSSLRFSEDEIALYTALVLINATFLVDS, from the exons ATGGACAGGGGCCCACAGAGACAGCACCGAGCCTCGCAGG aGCTGCTGGCTGCAAAGAAGACCCACACCT cACAAATTGAAGTCATTCCTTGCAAAATCTGTGGGGACAAGTCATCTGGGATCCACTATGGGGTTATCACCTGTGAGGGGTGCAAG ggTTTCTTCCGCCGGAGCCAGCAGTGCCATGTGGTCTACTCCTGCACCCGCCAGCAGAACTGCCCCATCGACCGCACCAGCCGTAACCGATGCCAGCACTGTCGCTTGCAGAAATGCCTGGCACTGGGCATGTCCCGAGATG CTGTCAAGTTCGGCCGCATGTccaagaagcagagggacagCCTGCACGCCGAGGTGCAGAAACAGCTTCAGcggcagcaacagcagcagcggGGACAGGTGGCCAAGACCCCCCCAGCGGGGGGTCAGGAGGCCGACCCCCTCGCCTGCCCTATAGGGCTCCCTGATGGGCAGCTGCCCCAGGGCTCCTCACCTGACCTGCCTGAGGCCGCGGCCTGCCCCCCTGGCCTCCTGAGAGCCCCGGGCTCCGAGTCTTCCTACCCCAGCAGCTTGGCCAAGGCCGGGCCTGACGGGGCTTCATACCACCTGGAATACAGCCCTGAGCGGGGCAAGGCTGAGACTGGCAAGGGCTTCTACAGCACAGGCAGCCAGCTGAGCCCTGACAGATGTGGACTTCGTTTTGAGGATGCCGGGCATCCTGGGCTTGAGGAACCAGGAAAGGGTCCGGACAGCTACtgcagcctcagtttccacagcgCCCCAGAGGGGCCTTATGCCTCCCTGACAGAGACTG agcACCTGGTGCAGAACGTTTGTAAGTCCTACCGAGAGACGTGTCAGCTGCGGCTAGAGGACCTGCTAAGGCAGCGCCCTAACATCTTCTCCCGGGAGGAGGTGGCCGGCTACCAGACGAAG TCCATGTGGGAGATGTGGGAACGCTGTGCCCACCGCCTCACCGAGGCCATTCAGTACGTGGTGGAGTTCGCTAAGAGGCTCTCAGGCTTTATGGAGCTCTGCCAGAATGACCAGATTGTGCTTCTCAAAGCAG GAGCAATGGAAGTGGTGCTGGTCAGGATGTGCCGGGCCTACAACGCTGACAACCACACGGTCTTTTTCGAAGGCAAATACGGTGGCATGGAGCTGTTCCGAGCcttgg gCTGCAGTGAGCTCATCAGCTCCATCTTTGACTTCTCCCGCTCCCTGAGCTCCTTGCGCTTTTCTGAGGACGAGATCGCTCTCTACACAGCGCTAGTGCTCATCAATGCCA CTTTCCTTGTAGACAGCTAG
- the C2CD4D gene encoding C2 calcium-dependent domain-containing protein 4D has translation MWLLEKAGYRLGPPESRPQWAPSSLLPKRRAPGPPARACPNVLTPDRIPQFCIPPRLPDAGGPEPLAGRSLPAACSLPHLAGREGWAFLPESPHTRRRESLFHPLPPPAAAAAAARGLSPAHGRWHVSAPDLRLCRAPDSDTASSPESSPFGSPRSGPCRPRPHSLSPEEASSADTSPHAPRRAGPPLFHLDFLCCQLRPTKESVLRLGPHGGQLRLSAEYQAGPRRLRLRLVSAEGLLQSRPGPGSGGGGCCVVLRLRPRVGPRGQRSRVVKCSANPIFNEDFFFDGLGPPDLAARSLRAKVLDRGAGFRRDVLLGECEAPLIALLPPLGGGLGLGTSPAPAHLSL, from the coding sequence GCCCCCGGAATCCAGGCCCCAATGGGCGCCCTCCAGCCTGCTCCCCAAGCGCCGAGCCCCGGGCCCGCCCGCGCGCGCCTGTCCCAACGTCCTCACTCCCGATCGCATTCCGCAGTTCTGCATCCCGCCGCGGCTCCCGGACGCTGGGGGCCCCGAGCCCCTGGCCGGGCGCAGCCTCCCCGCGGCCTGTTCGCTGCCCCACCTGGCAGGCCGGGAAGGCTGGGCCTTCCTGCCCGAGAGCCCGCACACGCGCCGGCGCGAGTCCCTGTTCCACCCGctgccgccgcccgccgccgccgccgccgccgccagggGGCTTTCCCCAGCGCACGGCCGGTGGCACGTCTCCGCCCCGGACCTGCGCCTCTGCCGGGCCCCCGACAGCGACACGGCCTCGTCGCCCGAGTCGTCGCCCTTCGGCTCGCCGCGGTCAGGCCCCTGCCGACCCCGGCCGCACTCACTGTCCCCGGAGGAGGCGAGCTCGGCCGACACCAGCCCGCACGCGCCGCGCCGCGCGGGGCCGCCGCTCTTCCACCTGGACTTCCTGTGCTGCCAGTTGCGGCCGACCAAGGAGAGCGTGCTGCGCCTCGGACCCCACGGCGGCCAGCTGCGGCTCTCGGCCGAATACCAGGCCGGGCCCCGGCGGCTGCGCCTGCGCCTGGTGAGCGCCGAGGGCCTGCTGCAGTCGCGGCCCGGCCCCGGGAGCGGCGGTGGAGGCTGCTGCGTGGTGCTGAGGCTGCGGCCGCGCGTCGGTCCGCGGGGCCAACGGAGCCGCGTGGTCAAATGCAGCGCCAACCCCATCTTCAACGAGGACTTCTTCTTCGACGGGCTGGGCCCGCCAGACCTGGCCGCCCGCAGTCTGAGGGCCAAGGTGCTGGACAGGGGCGCAGGCTTCCGCAGAGACGTGCTGCTGGGGGAGTGTGAGGCGCCCCTCATTGCCCTGCTGCCCCCCTTGGGCGGGGGGCTGGGTCTGGGGACCTCCCCGGCACCTGCCCATCTCAGCCTGTAG